CATAGTAATTTTAGAGAGAAAAGGTTTGGAATTACATAGAAATCTATCCGAGCACTTCCCATCCACCGATATTTCTCGGACTCGATGTCTATATCTGATACAAGTCCTTGAAGAAAACAAACCCAAACATGATTCAGTAAGTCAAAAGAATCACAATctgaatatttatttattaaaatttagttttgagttcagtgtatttattttattgtatACCCCATGCAAGCATTAAGACGCTAAAAAATGTAGTCTCTCCTTGCCAGATTGTAGCTACATCTAAAGACCGTTTATGCCCTgacaaaaaacaacaaaatatgaTGCTGTTTCTTTTTCACTTAATGTGGAGAAATCTTAATTGAGTAGGCTATATAATATATATGAGTGGTTCTTTTTGACTGAATGCAGAAAGAATGACTTAATAGAAAAACTTAGCCTGAGAGAAGTAAAAGTAAAGTATATAGTATATACCTCGGACTACAGCAAGAGTAGCATGAGCTGGAGTACATGGCTGATTGACTGAATCTAAAAGGGATTTTATCATGCCATTCCCAGTACCTTTTTCATAAACATTTGTTTGTgtaagttttttaaaaaaataaaataaaataaaaatattgtatttGTAAATTGTACCTGCAGGTATGACTCCAAGAGGCACTTTGAGTGCAACTGCCCAGTCTTTTCTTTCAAGCAATCCATTCACAACCTACTACAATTTACAATTTCCAGCCCATATGCAATCAGAAACCGTGGGACTTATTTGCTTCAAAAAAAGTTGTAGGGACTGATTTGCTAAAAAGTGGAAAGTACATGGGTTTTATTGCAATTTTCCCAATAGTAGATACTAGATATACATCTACAAGTCTTCGATGGGGTACAGCAAGCCAAACATTATAACTTTTTCAAGGGACATTAATGAATTGCTTCAAAAGATTTGCATGATATTTTCTGGCCTACATTTCGTATAGGAAAAAGGTGAAATTCATATATCAAAAAGAGGTAACAAACCAACCTCAACCAATATGCCATCCCCGCTAACACATATTATACCATCATACTTTGTAAGATCTAACGAACAAGAAACTTCCTTCGCGTGAAGTTGGTATCTTGTTTCTGAAATTAAGATTAAAGGCAATAAGCAACATTATGATACAGAAATGAAATTGGCAGAAGTTGAAACAAACAACCTTGCAATGTGTATTCGATGTTAGCATCTTCAAGTATTGGTTTTATATCATTAGTAAAAATCTTGGAAGCAGATTTCCTCCCACCAAACGGATTAACGAATATGAAGAGCTTTTTTGGTCGACCTGTTACAACAGCCTCTAAGTTATGCAGAATAGAAATATTTTGCTTACATGGGACAAAATCACAAAATACAAGTCAATTCGTAGAGAATCAACGCCATGTTGAAGTTTTTATGTGTAATTTAGCTACATGTTCATATTGATGACATTGGAGAATAGCCTAATGAGTTGAACAGAAAATCACATGTATTACCTAACGAATCGATGTACCCTTGAATCTTCTCGCATAAATTCCGTAACGAATCCTCCGTCACCGCCTCAAATACGAACCTCTTCCTCGTCAAACTCCCTTCGCCACTACTTCCGAAGCAAAATCGATCAGCGGCAGTTTGAACAAGTGCCCTAATTGTGATCAGGCGTCCGGATTTTGAGAATCCAAGAACTTCCTTCTCTACAGACAAGCATCGGCGAATTAAACCTCCATCCAACCACTGGAGTATCCCGTCGACAGAGAGCGTGAGTGATGATTTGCCTCCGTTGACGAATACTTCATCGGAAACGGAGAGTAAATGTTGTTGTTCCATCGTCGATCAGAGTTTGGTGGTGGCGAAGGGAATGAGGGTAGCGTGCGGGAGTTGGCAACGAAGGCTTGGGACGCATAAGATTTATTGGAGGGAGGATCGGGAGTCAACATCTTTAGAAAACTTCTAGACTACTATTGTGTTGTTCTTCATATTCAAAACCTTCTAAAATTAGCCAATCACTTTTTTCAAAAGACACAGGATCACCCCTCATAGTTTTAAATTCTGTAGCTGCAAGTCCTCATACGATTTGGTCGTCAATTTGCGAACTTAATTTTCGGGAGCTGATTGTTACACAAAAAAATTTCTCCATACATAACAATTGgtattttaaaatgttgtattgtacaactatataatacatgaattgttgtgtatggcaAAATATTattgtgtacgaatcacttcccTTAATTTTATATAAGTCGCTTCTTCACATGGTTACCTTTTGAGACGATGTAATCACCTTTTACTATTAATTTTTTCATTGGTCATTTtaggtttttatttatttatatttcactCATTAAAGGTAGAAAATTATCAtctttcattattttatttttttaaaaagtaaaaatagTTTAAcgtttataatttaaaaaataaatataattccgtaaaaataattaataaacataaaaaaagtaattaaaatataaatacttCAAAAAGTGCATAAAAACAACCAagattcaaaaaaacaaaaaaacaaaaaaacaaaaaaaaaaaaaaaaaaaagcctaaattaaaaatataaaaaaaactacattttattaaaaaaaatgtatggAAAATATTTTTCATGATCTTTTCCTTCTTCTGCAAAATTAGCTCAAAGATCGATCTCAAAAGATGATCGATTTTTCCATCAAGAATTTAATATCATCAATTTCTTGCCTTTCCACACGCTACTTCTGTTTTTCGGCTTCTTTTTCTTTGTCGAATGTCAAATGTTCAACGAAATTTAGATTATATCGATCAAATGTTGTCGTTATTTTCTACATTTCGTCTGTTCATGTTAAAATCTGATGCATTGGGCTTCGTATTTTTTCCAACTTGGACTAAGAGCTAACAATTTCCAAGGCTCGTTAAACATGAATGTTTTTCTCATTTTCTCGTGAAACAAATGCAAAGCCTCTTCAAAAATTTATTCATCTCCTTGACCACTTCTCCTTTGGGTTTTTAGGTTGTTGTACAACCTATTCATCTTTGAAACACTTCTCGCTATTGATCCAAACTTTGAATTAAGTTAGTGTTTGGTACGGTGCTCATCATCTTCACCTAACTCCATTCGGAATCTTTCAAGAAGCCATAAATGTTCACGCACTTGTGCATTTTCGTGCGTTGGATCCTCCAAAATGTCTACCCAAGATTGTGTCAACACTAGCTCTTCTTATGAAGTCCATATTTGAGGCTTTTATTATGTCTTCTCTTGCACTTGTTGTTTTCCTTTGTGGCGTGAGGGGAGGGAGGTCCTTTATAATTTCGTCGTCCTACTGATCGAGGCTTTGGTTTTGTGGTTGAGAATCAAAGGGTAGGGTTTGGCTTTGGGTTTGAGTCTTTGAGATTGATAGAGTGGGGTTTGGCTTTGGGGTTGATTTAGTGAAGGTTTATTGAGAAAACGACAATGTTTAACACATATTAGGACTAACATTTGGTACTTGTATGGCGTAGTATTGCCTAACATTTTAGTATTGAAATTGTGGAAGGGATTGAATAAGGGCATCAAGTTGGGGACGATAAACCGCTTGGGATGGATTGAAGGCGAAAATGTGTCGAGTTGGGGTACTTGAACTCGAAACATTATTTTTTCTTCTGTCAGACTTTAGGGTTAGATTGTTGGGGTTCTTTTTTTAAGAAATAGATACGAAATGATAGAAGAATGTGTGATTTTAAAGGTGAAACAAGTGTGGTATTTATAGGGTTgtcaaaaggtttttaaaaagaaaaaaagaaaaaataacctTAGTAAACAAATGAAAAGAAGGTGAAGAAAAATACggggaaaaaaaataaaatgatgtaaaagaaaaaagaaattgtTATTGATATTCGTGAGTtagaaataaagaaaatgaaGATTATAACCAAAAAAAATCCTTAAGACCACTTCCATCCAAATTCATCTAATTTAAAGATCATCCTTTCACTTCTCTTCTCTTTCTTTCCAAAAAAATAATCTTGGAAGCAAGGTAACTTTATTTTCTTTTCGGTTCTCATTTCCTTTTTATTCTCTCATTAAATTGGACTCGAGAACTGGATTCAAACTAGTCGCATCATTGGTTTTTGGTTTAACAAGTTGTTTGGTTGACTAGTTAAACCAATTCCCAAAATTTAATGATATGATAATTAGTTTTGAACTTATAGTTAATACCAAAATACTATCAAATACCAAACaaaatcaaaatatcaaaaatttaaaacttaagtCTTCAATGGTGAAAAATTGTAGAGACTACTAATGATAGTAGatataaatttaaagtttaatgAGTCGTGTGCAGGGAAAAAAAGTCATGACTATGGATATCCAAAAATTTGGATAATGGATTATTAGTATTCGAATTTGTATTTGAAATTTAGAATATCTAAATTTTCGGATATGGATTCAGATATCAGAAATTCTTGGAATTTTTTTGTTCTTATCAAATGtcaatccatttaaaataacCAATATTGACCTATATTAACTCATTAATTGTTTAAAAGATGCAATTTAACTCCAAAATTCATTCTTCATAtccatataaataaaacatcacCACCTCTAAAAATctaaataaattataattttagttttaatagtACAATGATCATATGGATTGCTTTTGAATTCAAACTCATTTATTCACACTTCATAGTATTATTCATTTCTTTTGctatttttttttaagttaattaCTAATATTGATAAACATACTACCTATTTAACAAATTTGTATCTTAACAGGTTTTGTAACACCTACGAATTTGGGCTagacattttaaaaaattataaattatataaaatatatttatactgcGTACATGTTTTATGGGCAAATATTATGAGCTTATGATATTTGAATAAAAAgttttataaaatgacaaaacttcataaatggtccctattgtTTCACAAAATATGAAGTTTCGTCCCTAATTTTAAAAAACCTCAcggatggtccatgtggtttcaa
The genomic region above belongs to Lactuca sativa cultivar Salinas chromosome 4, Lsat_Salinas_v11, whole genome shotgun sequence and contains:
- the LOC111892409 gene encoding sphingosine kinase 2, with protein sequence MEQQHLLSVSDEVFVNGGKSSLTLSVDGILQWLDGGLIRRCLSVEKEVLGFSKSGRLITIRALVQTAADRFCFGSSGEGSLTRKRFVFEAVTEDSLRNLCEKIQGYIDSLGRPKKLFIFVNPFGGRKSASKIFTNDIKPILEDANIEYTLQETRYQLHAKEVSCSLDLTKYDGIICVSGDGILVEVVNGLLERKDWAVALKVPLGVIPAGTGNGMIKSLLDSVNQPCTPAHATLAVVRGHKRSLDVATIWQGETTFFSVLMLAWGLVSDIDIESEKYRWMGSARIDFYALKRILRLRKYNGSICFVPGPGFEDVGESNDSCVDSMEPLIMPRQHGYQGPNIDLKNLNWRKIEGPFVSVWLHNVPWGAENTMAAPDAKFEDGYLDLIIVRQCPKLALLSLMSELNNGGHVKSPYVVYIKVKAVILEPGSRTDDSMKEGIIDSDGEVLARGKGTYKCNLKSLMAYDKIQVVVDQGLATLFTPI